One genomic region from Sphingobacteriales bacterium encodes:
- a CDS encoding Rrf2 family transcriptional regulator, with product MIFSKSCEYALRAVLYICMKSKNNVNIGVKEIAEEIDSPLPFTAKILQQLARKKIISSIKGPNGGFFIDHSKPPVSIYQVVEAIDGSDFFDKCVLGLKDCSEKKPCPLHLHFKKHRDEITVIFKQKTIHDLITGHKGKINLR from the coding sequence ATGATATTTTCTAAAAGTTGTGAATATGCGTTACGCGCCGTGTTGTATATATGCATGAAAAGCAAAAACAACGTAAATATCGGTGTGAAGGAAATTGCCGAAGAAATTGACTCACCCCTACCCTTTACGGCTAAGATTTTACAGCAGCTGGCCAGAAAGAAGATAATTTCCTCCATAAAAGGACCGAATGGCGGATTTTTCATCGACCATTCAAAACCACCGGTTTCCATATATCAGGTCGTAGAGGCTATTGACGGGTCAGATTTTTTTGATAAGTGCGTGCTTGGATTAAAAGACTGCTCAGAAAAGAAGCCGTGTCCGCTGCATCTGCATTTTAAAAAACACCGCGACGAGATTACCGTCATCTTTAAGCAAAAGACCATCCATGACCTTATTACAGGGCATAAAGGCAAGATAAATCTCAGGTAA
- a CDS encoding alginate export family protein, with the protein MNRFSVERNILLCCLLTILLPLSAQHKFELSGEFRPRMEQRHGYRNLAPLKSKSAFFVSERVRLNVMYSYKFVKFYVTLQDYRVWGNEEQVKNYGSFGLHEGWTEFNIKDIASVKLGRQELVYEDHRLLGNLDWAQVGRSHDGIVVKIHKKNSTLHIGGSFNQPSEQLVGTVYKLNNYKALAYGWFNQKMDSGRASLSLYAVSDGIPNKDSIPVVYFRFTGGPYASFKYKHFNGNLSAYLQTGKTISNQVILAYFASLYGEYTSQKVDAGVGYDYASGNDASKSGDSRYHAFNTLYATNHKFYGHMDYFLDLPADTKAGGLQDLYVRLNYRPKPKGMLGFDAHYFFLGNKVADWANPGKYLKLPLGFEMDVYGSYRPLDFLTIHAGYSFMIATPSMEAIKGGSRKAYNGWSFVMVTLKPSLFKYEKIAENK; encoded by the coding sequence ATGAACCGGTTCAGTGTCGAAAGAAATATCCTGCTATGCTGCCTGCTGACAATCCTCCTCCCTTTATCTGCTCAACACAAATTTGAATTAAGCGGTGAATTCCGTCCGCGCATGGAACAACGGCATGGTTACAGAAACCTTGCCCCCCTGAAAAGCAAGAGTGCATTTTTTGTATCGGAACGAGTCCGGCTGAATGTCATGTACTCCTACAAATTTGTAAAATTTTATGTCACCCTCCAGGATTACCGGGTTTGGGGTAATGAAGAACAGGTCAAAAACTACGGCAGTTTCGGATTGCATGAAGGATGGACGGAATTCAACATCAAAGACATAGCTTCTGTTAAGCTCGGACGACAGGAATTGGTGTATGAAGATCACCGCTTACTCGGAAACCTGGACTGGGCCCAGGTGGGCAGGAGCCATGATGGCATCGTTGTAAAAATACATAAGAAAAATTCAACGCTGCATATCGGCGGCAGTTTTAATCAGCCGAGTGAACAACTGGTAGGCACCGTCTATAAGCTAAACAATTATAAGGCGCTGGCCTATGGCTGGTTTAACCAAAAAATGGACAGCGGACGTGCATCCTTATCGCTCTATGCTGTTTCTGACGGCATACCAAATAAAGACAGCATTCCGGTGGTCTATTTCCGCTTTACGGGCGGCCCTTATGCATCGTTCAAATACAAACATTTCAACGGAAACCTATCGGCCTACCTACAAACCGGAAAAACCATCAGCAACCAGGTCATACTTGCCTATTTTGCCTCCCTGTACGGAGAATACACATCCCAAAAGGTCGATGCTGGTGTAGGCTATGATTATGCTTCCGGAAACGATGCATCCAAAAGCGGCGATTCCAGATATCATGCATTCAACACGTTGTATGCCACCAATCACAAGTTTTACGGACACATGGATTATTTCCTGGATTTACCGGCTGATACAAAAGCCGGAGGGCTTCAGGACTTATATGTTCGGTTGAATTACAGACCAAAACCAAAAGGTATGCTGGGCTTTGACGCACACTACTTCTTTCTCGGAAATAAAGTAGCCGATTGGGCAAATCCCGGGAAATACCTAAAACTGCCCCTGGGTTTTGAAATGGATGTGTATGGCTCCTACAGGCCGCTGGATTTCCTGACCATCCATGCGGGCTATTCCTTTATGATTGCCACCCCTTCCATGGAAGCGATTAAAGGAGGCAGCAGAAAGGCCTATAACGGCTGGAGTTTTGTCATGGTCACTTTAAAACCATCCCTGTTCAAATACGAAAAAATTGCTGAAAATAAATAA
- a CDS encoding alpha/beta hydrolase has product MDNKLNYTYATVPTKFVDANGIKFAYRSYGKEGDIPVIYFNHLTANLDNCDPRIMDAIAVHRQIISFDYRGVGATTGEQGIRLADMAKDAIAFIHALGYKQVDIVAFSMGGFITQELLLVEPTLVRKIILTGTGPRGGKGVSDVVGLTYIDILKGLLTFRDPKFYLFFTQNKIGKQAAKDFLNRLKERSENRDTKIKLSVLKKQLKAIETWGHDAPADLSVFKHPVLVANGDVDRMVPTPLSYDLAKRFPNAEPVIIYPNSGHGGIFQFHEEFLKKAIPFLTK; this is encoded by the coding sequence ATGGACAATAAATTAAACTACACTTACGCAACAGTTCCCACAAAATTTGTGGATGCAAACGGAATAAAATTCGCATACCGTTCTTATGGAAAAGAAGGCGATATACCTGTTATTTATTTTAATCATTTAACGGCAAATTTGGATAATTGCGATCCAAGAATTATGGATGCCATTGCAGTACATCGCCAAATAATTTCTTTCGATTACAGAGGAGTAGGTGCAACCACAGGTGAACAAGGAATAAGGTTGGCTGATATGGCAAAAGATGCTATCGCTTTTATTCATGCCTTGGGCTATAAACAAGTAGATATAGTAGCTTTTTCCATGGGTGGATTTATAACTCAGGAATTGCTATTAGTAGAACCAACTTTGGTTCGAAAAATAATACTGACAGGCACAGGACCACGAGGTGGGAAAGGCGTCAGTGATGTGGTTGGGTTAACATATATAGATATTTTAAAAGGGTTGCTTACATTCAGAGATCCCAAATTTTATTTATTCTTTACGCAAAATAAAATAGGAAAACAAGCTGCAAAAGATTTCTTAAATCGATTGAAAGAAAGATCTGAAAACCGTGATACTAAAATAAAATTAAGTGTGTTGAAAAAGCAACTAAAAGCTATTGAAACTTGGGGACATGATGCACCTGCCGATTTGAGTGTATTTAAACATCCAGTATTAGTAGCCAATGGTGATGTTGATAGAATGGTGCCTACTCCACTTTCATACGACTTAGCAAAACGATTTCCAAATGCAGAACCTGTAATTATTTATCCTAATTCAGGGCACGGTGGTATATTTCAATTCCATGAAGAATTTCTAAAAAAAGCAATACCATTTTTAACTAAATAA
- the nirK gene encoding nitrite reductase, copper-containing — MKTKNQLLKILHYTLLLLCIPLFMTSCKQTGSNSNETIWSTEPADKIVGEEKAILTDPPMVPPAITRNHATKVIVDLEVIEKEMEIMEGVKYMFWTFGGTVPGKFIRVREGDLVEFHLKNHPDNKLPHNIDLHSVTGQGGGASSTFTPPGHETVFSFTAINKGLFIYHCATAPVGMHIANGMYGLILVEPKEGLPKVDKEFYICQGDFYTKGAYGESGTQPFDMSKALTETPDYVLFNGKVGALTGDNAIKATAGDKVRLFIGNGGPNLISSFHVIGEIFDNVYVEGGELINHNLQTTLVPAGGSAITEFRCEIPGNFILVDHSIFRTFNKGTLGILKVEGKENKAIYSGQLDDRIYQSEGGAIQNMPEAAKGPVKQLTKDERIAAGKAIYASVCQACHQADAKGIPNSFPPLAASDYFKGNPNKAINAVVHGLSGAITVNGKPYNSIMPKQTLSDEEVANVITYVINNFGNGGGEVTPAQVIAARKSGSATAE; from the coding sequence ATGAAAACGAAAAATCAGTTATTAAAAATCTTGCATTATACCCTGCTTTTGCTTTGCATTCCATTGTTCATGACATCGTGCAAACAAACCGGGAGCAACAGCAATGAAACCATCTGGTCAACGGAACCTGCAGATAAAATAGTGGGCGAAGAAAAGGCCATACTGACGGATCCTCCAATGGTACCTCCCGCCATTACCCGCAACCATGCAACCAAAGTAATCGTTGATCTGGAAGTCATAGAAAAGGAAATGGAAATCATGGAAGGGGTGAAATATATGTTCTGGACATTCGGGGGCACCGTGCCGGGTAAATTTATCCGTGTCCGGGAAGGAGACCTCGTGGAATTTCACTTAAAGAATCACCCGGACAATAAACTGCCTCACAATATCGATTTGCACTCGGTAACCGGTCAGGGCGGCGGGGCATCTTCCACATTCACCCCTCCGGGACACGAAACCGTATTTTCCTTCACAGCAATCAATAAAGGATTGTTCATTTATCACTGCGCTACCGCTCCGGTAGGGATGCATATTGCAAACGGTATGTATGGCCTGATATTGGTGGAGCCTAAGGAAGGGCTGCCTAAAGTAGATAAGGAATTTTATATCTGTCAGGGTGACTTTTATACCAAAGGGGCTTACGGTGAATCCGGAACACAACCATTTGATATGTCAAAAGCACTGACGGAAACGCCTGATTATGTCCTGTTCAATGGTAAAGTAGGTGCATTAACCGGCGACAATGCCATAAAGGCAACGGCAGGCGATAAAGTGCGTTTATTTATCGGTAACGGCGGTCCCAATCTGATATCCAGCTTTCATGTCATCGGGGAAATATTTGACAATGTGTATGTGGAAGGCGGTGAACTGATCAACCACAACCTACAAACCACGCTGGTACCTGCCGGAGGATCAGCCATAACAGAATTCAGGTGTGAGATTCCCGGTAACTTCATCCTGGTTGACCACTCCATTTTCAGAACCTTCAACAAAGGTACATTAGGTATATTGAAAGTGGAAGGGAAAGAGAATAAGGCAATCTATTCAGGACAGTTAGACGATAGAATCTATCAAAGTGAAGGCGGTGCCATACAGAATATGCCGGAAGCAGCTAAAGGCCCTGTAAAACAACTGACAAAAGATGAGCGCATAGCAGCAGGTAAAGCGATTTATGCTTCTGTCTGCCAGGCTTGTCACCAGGCTGACGCGAAAGGAATACCAAACTCCTTCCCTCCTTTAGCTGCATCTGATTACTTTAAAGGCAACCCGAACAAAGCCATTAATGCGGTCGTACACGGTTTATCTGGAGCCATCACGGTAAACGGCAAACCTTATAACAGCATCATGCCTAAACAGACATTAAGTGACGAAGAGGTGGCGAATGTAATCACTTATGTTATAAATAATTTTGGCAACGGAGGCGGAGAAGTCACTCCGGCACAGGTGATAGCCGCCAGAAAATCAGGAAGCGCAACTGCTGAATAA
- a CDS encoding strictosidine synthase produces MNKINVALLSILTLFKDASAQNVNKVSTIIKSEKHLSSSILLWMRTDKPRQDGMDRWKGPHSQIISANPGLWEYRQIHFTENNTGLWQPINGVETSIPQDRKIDGVADVTLKNLFSIFKGKEQNKLASADEVNIFKRTILYAAFPNNSRWYKVADSNVKIDARAMVFFRIKEGISENDFTKFINDELTPALANTGLLKELRIKKYNAWKQSQWSTPNVMHDNDKNVQFQASLLLGFTNKNEMYQFFKSDELKKLSERIAVFCSAVNAYEIEQTITFVKDGKHIKFN; encoded by the coding sequence ATGAACAAAATAAATGTAGCACTACTATCTATTCTCACTTTATTTAAAGATGCTTCTGCACAAAATGTAAATAAAGTTTCCACTATTATAAAATCAGAAAAGCATTTGTCTTCTTCCATTCTACTTTGGATGCGAACCGACAAACCTCGCCAAGATGGAATGGACAGATGGAAAGGACCACATTCACAGATTATCTCTGCTAATCCAGGTTTATGGGAATATCGCCAAATACATTTTACCGAAAATAACACTGGACTTTGGCAACCCATAAATGGCGTAGAAACAAGTATTCCTCAAGATCGTAAAATAGATGGTGTGGCTGATGTTACGTTGAAGAATTTATTTTCGATATTTAAAGGAAAAGAACAAAATAAATTGGCTTCTGCTGATGAGGTTAATATTTTTAAAAGAACCATTTTGTATGCTGCTTTTCCTAACAATTCTCGTTGGTACAAGGTAGCTGATTCCAATGTAAAAATTGATGCAAGAGCCATGGTGTTTTTTAGAATTAAAGAAGGCATAAGCGAAAATGATTTTACAAAATTTATAAATGATGAACTCACGCCAGCATTGGCAAACACTGGATTGCTGAAAGAATTGAGAATTAAAAAATACAATGCTTGGAAACAAAGCCAATGGAGTACGCCAAATGTAATGCACGATAACGATAAAAATGTACAATTTCAGGCATCTTTACTACTTGGATTTACCAATAAAAACGAAATGTATCAATTTTTTAAAAGTGATGAACTTAAAAAATTATCTGAAAGAATTGCTGTTTTTTGTTCAGCAGTAAATGCTTATGAAATTGAACAAACCATTACTTTTGTGAAAGATGGAAAACACATAAAATTTAATTAA
- a CDS encoding NADP-dependent oxidoreductase, which translates to MKAYQVTRYGKNEKLQVAEVAKPSITDNEVLIEIYAASVNQIDAKIRNGEFKLLMPYKPPFTIGHDVAGIVTQAGSKVSKFKIGDEVYASCKGTFAEFIIIHEDDLALKPKNISMEEAAAIPLVGLTSWQVLVEKGNLKKGQKVFIQAGSGGVGTIAIQLAKHLGAYVATTTSSANKDLVKSLGADLIIDYKTEDFEIILKEYDLVLNSQDAKTLEKSMNVIKPNGKAISISGPPDVDYAEETGLNFLLKTVICLLSIKIKNLAKKLHVHYSFLFMKPNGKQLTEITALVEAGIIRPIVDKVFPFAETNDAMSYVETGRAKGKVIVKVK; encoded by the coding sequence ATGAAAGCATATCAAGTAACCCGTTACGGAAAAAATGAAAAATTACAGGTAGCAGAAGTAGCAAAACCAAGCATTACCGACAATGAAGTTTTGATAGAAATTTATGCAGCAAGTGTCAATCAGATAGATGCCAAGATCAGAAATGGTGAATTCAAATTGCTAATGCCTTATAAGCCACCTTTTACTATAGGACACGATGTAGCCGGAATTGTAACACAAGCAGGATCAAAAGTGAGTAAATTTAAGATTGGCGATGAAGTATATGCCAGTTGCAAAGGTACTTTTGCAGAATTTATTATCATACATGAAGATGATTTGGCATTGAAACCCAAAAATATTTCGATGGAAGAAGCCGCAGCTATTCCGTTGGTTGGTTTAACGTCGTGGCAGGTTTTAGTTGAAAAAGGAAATCTGAAAAAAGGACAAAAAGTCTTTATTCAGGCAGGTTCCGGTGGTGTTGGTACCATTGCCATTCAGTTGGCCAAACATTTGGGTGCTTATGTGGCAACAACAACAAGTTCAGCAAATAAAGATTTGGTAAAAAGTCTCGGTGCCGATTTGATTATTGATTACAAAACAGAAGATTTTGAAATTATTTTAAAAGAGTATGATTTGGTGTTGAACAGTCAAGATGCCAAAACACTTGAAAAATCAATGAATGTTATAAAACCCAACGGCAAAGCAATTTCTATTTCAGGTCCGCCTGATGTAGATTATGCTGAAGAAACCGGATTAAATTTTTTACTGAAAACTGTAATTTGTTTATTGAGTATTAAGATCAAAAATTTAGCAAAAAAGTTACATGTACACTATTCTTTCCTGTTTATGAAGCCGAACGGAAAACAACTAACCGAAATTACGGCTTTAGTTGAAGCAGGAATTATTCGCCCTATTGTAGATAAAGTGTTTCCTTTTGCAGAAACTAATGATGCAATGTCTTATGTAGAAACAGGTCGTGCCAAAGGAAAAGTCATTGTAAAAGTCAAGTAG
- a CDS encoding formylglycine-generating enzyme family protein, with the protein MVYIESGTYVPLYSLDSGKVKVKAFYMDIFPVTNADFEKFVAQYPEWQKGNVKAIFADRKYLHHWQYKNKTGKGSTALKNSPVVNVSWFAAKKYCECQGKRLPTVNEWEYVALANETKKNASKDNGFYQKILDWYSKPTTSALANVGKGFRNVYGIYDMHGLVWEWNLDFISALATKDSRDGNNLDKNEFCGAGSKGSKTPGNYAAFMRYAMRSSLKASYNIQNVGFRCVKTAK; encoded by the coding sequence ATGGTTTACATAGAGAGCGGCACGTATGTGCCGCTCTATTCTTTGGATTCAGGTAAAGTGAAGGTGAAAGCATTTTATATGGATATCTTTCCGGTTACGAATGCAGATTTTGAGAAATTTGTGGCGCAATATCCGGAATGGCAGAAAGGGAATGTTAAAGCCATTTTTGCAGACAGGAAATACCTGCACCACTGGCAGTATAAAAACAAGACCGGTAAAGGTTCAACAGCGCTAAAGAACAGCCCGGTGGTGAACGTTTCGTGGTTTGCCGCCAAGAAATATTGTGAATGTCAGGGCAAACGGCTGCCTACCGTCAATGAATGGGAATATGTGGCGCTGGCAAATGAGACAAAAAAGAATGCCTCCAAAGACAATGGATTTTATCAAAAAATACTGGATTGGTACAGCAAGCCCACCACATCCGCTTTAGCGAATGTTGGAAAAGGTTTCAGGAATGTTTATGGCATATACGATATGCACGGACTGGTTTGGGAATGGAACCTGGATTTCATTTCCGCGTTGGCCACCAAAGACTCCAGGGACGGGAACAACCTGGATAAAAATGAATTCTGCGGAGCCGGTTCAAAAGGCTCGAAAACGCCCGGGAATTATGCCGCATTCATGCGGTATGCCATGCGTTCCAGCTTAAAGGCAAGCTACAATATTCAGAACGTTGGATTCCGGTGCGTGAAGACGGCAAAATAA
- a CDS encoding SCO family protein encodes MKNILLCLGFCALFIASCKNNTEEKKECCKKPESTAPATFNSDITLHDIGSVWTTQDNKTMLLKDIQSTVIVAAMIFTNCQGACPRITADLQRIEKAIPADKLNKVTFLLISMDPERDTPEQLTVFANEHQLDMKRWILLTGSESDVLEISNVLNVRTKKNEDGNFDHSNIIHIINSKGNIIHQQVGLAVEPTESIEKINELLSE; translated from the coding sequence ATGAAAAATATACTACTATGCCTTGGCTTTTGTGCCTTGTTCATTGCATCCTGTAAAAACAATACAGAAGAAAAAAAGGAATGCTGCAAGAAACCGGAATCAACCGCGCCTGCAACTTTCAACAGTGACATAACACTGCATGATATCGGTTCAGTATGGACAACTCAGGACAACAAAACGATGCTGCTGAAAGATATCCAATCGACCGTAATCGTAGCCGCCATGATCTTTACGAATTGCCAGGGTGCCTGCCCCAGGATTACGGCTGACTTGCAGCGTATCGAAAAAGCAATTCCGGCGGACAAACTGAATAAGGTAACGTTTTTACTCATCTCCATGGATCCGGAACGGGACACCCCCGAACAATTGACTGTCTTCGCAAACGAACACCAGTTGGATATGAAACGATGGATACTGTTGACGGGCAGCGAATCGGATGTACTGGAAATCAGCAATGTGCTGAATGTACGTACCAAAAAGAATGAGGATGGCAATTTCGACCATTCCAACATCATACACATCATCAACAGCAAAGGCAATATCATCCATCAGCAGGTTGGGTTAGCGGTAGAACCAACAGAAAGCATAGAAAAAATCAACGAACTGCTATCCGAATAA
- a CDS encoding helix-turn-helix transcriptional regulator: MAANKKRSDCPVSCSLDIWGDKWSLLIVRDLMFSKQCTYGDFLKSEEKIATNILASRLQTLEENGIITKSDHPESKAKVLYKLTQKGIDLLPVMIEINLWAEKYFTLPAERKAMLKEVKKGKEAFIKTVTKELKKAV, encoded by the coding sequence ATGGCAGCCAATAAAAAAAGGTCAGATTGCCCCGTTAGTTGCTCCCTTGACATTTGGGGAGACAAGTGGTCGTTGCTTATCGTGAGAGATCTAATGTTCTCAAAACAATGCACTTATGGCGACTTTCTGAAATCGGAAGAAAAAATAGCTACTAACATTTTAGCTTCACGGCTTCAAACACTGGAAGAAAACGGAATCATTACAAAATCAGACCACCCGGAGAGCAAAGCGAAAGTCCTATACAAACTCACTCAAAAGGGAATTGACTTATTGCCGGTGATGATAGAAATAAACTTGTGGGCCGAGAAGTATTTTACTTTACCGGCCGAGCGAAAGGCAATGTTGAAGGAAGTAAAAAAGGGCAAAGAAGCATTTATTAAAACTGTGACAAAGGAATTGAAGAAAGCGGTTTGA
- the gldC gene encoding gliding motility protein GldC produces the protein MPRETEIKFKITLDDQNLPDKITWTATDGPQGDGDECKSMMVGMWDGNEKNTMRFDLWTKDMQVDEMHTHFFQLLLSLGDTYHRATQNPFVQEDIQKFCMDLADKTREWEEGKSS, from the coding sequence ATGCCACGAGAAACGGAAATAAAATTTAAGATAACGCTGGATGACCAGAACCTGCCGGATAAAATCACCTGGACGGCAACGGACGGCCCGCAGGGTGACGGCGATGAGTGCAAGAGCATGATGGTGGGCATGTGGGACGGCAACGAAAAAAATACGATGCGTTTTGACCTGTGGACCAAAGACATGCAGGTGGATGAAATGCATACCCACTTTTTCCAGTTGTTATTAAGTCTGGGCGATACCTATCACCGTGCTACACAAAATCCTTTTGTACAGGAGGATATCCAGAAATTCTGTATGGATCTGGCTGACAAGACCAGGGAATGGGAAGAAGGAAAATCATCGTAA
- a CDS encoding DUF2141 domain-containing protein yields MKITIITLLAFVISVTLCSFAKPNAETFSLTIEVKNLRNEKGVVQFALYNKDGSIPDEDYENYYKIVKGEIVNGSSTITYKDIPSGKYAVNILHDENKNGKIDKGFILPVEGIGFSNFQSIGLTNRPNFSKASFELKENKTINIKMIYM; encoded by the coding sequence ATGAAAATAACAATCATAACACTACTCGCATTTGTTATATCAGTCACACTTTGTTCATTTGCCAAACCGAATGCAGAAACATTTTCCTTAACAATTGAGGTAAAGAATTTACGGAATGAAAAAGGAGTAGTTCAATTTGCACTTTATAACAAAGATGGCTCAATCCCAGATGAAGATTATGAAAACTATTACAAAATTGTAAAAGGCGAAATTGTGAATGGTTCATCAACAATTACTTATAAAGATATTCCATCTGGAAAATATGCTGTTAACATTTTACACGATGAAAACAAGAATGGCAAAATTGACAAAGGTTTTATTTTGCCAGTAGAAGGTATTGGCTTTTCAAATTTCCAATCCATTGGCTTGACAAACAGACCTAATTTTTCAAAAGCAAGTTTTGAGTTAAAAGAAAACAAGACAATTAATATAAAGATGATTTATATGTAA
- a CDS encoding Fic family protein, translating into MELLPVKEIRFNQAKIDKIDHLVKSIYRLIIYSRHHLDDDLLDTYLTSVQELQELLSLKNAQMEAQNEEEAEEYLKNLKISLDFVIEEIITHNNFEKELQLFQLLRLVSPETNAIHPNRYRQTLVQIGGHICPDQNMVPKLVSELFYQMKSITNPIIRAIYFHHELIRIHPFADGNGRVTRIAKNWMLMFDLYPPIYINDAPQKKEYITTLSKSFRELDTSPKKWNEHTEVFFEQELDRLLVNATLLYETVNRIGLEREKSNNRQ; encoded by the coding sequence ATGGAATTATTACCAGTTAAAGAAATAAGATTTAATCAAGCCAAAATTGATAAGATTGACCATCTTGTAAAGTCAATTTACAGACTAATTATATATAGCAGACACCATCTGGATGACGACCTTTTAGACACCTATTTGACAAGCGTACAAGAACTCCAAGAACTTCTTAGTTTGAAAAATGCACAAATGGAAGCCCAAAACGAAGAGGAAGCAGAAGAATATTTAAAAAACTTAAAAATATCGTTAGACTTTGTAATTGAGGAGATAATAACACACAATAATTTTGAAAAAGAATTACAACTTTTTCAGCTACTCCGTTTAGTTTCTCCTGAGACCAATGCCATTCACCCAAATCGTTACAGACAGACATTAGTGCAAATAGGCGGACATATTTGTCCGGACCAAAACATGGTTCCGAAGTTAGTTTCAGAACTTTTTTATCAAATGAAAAGTATCACAAATCCAATTATCAGGGCTATTTATTTTCATCACGAGCTGATTAGAATTCACCCATTCGCAGATGGCAACGGGAGAGTAACGAGAATTGCGAAAAACTGGATGCTGATGTTTGATTTATATCCACCAATTTATATCAATGACGCTCCACAGAAAAAAGAATACATTACCACACTTTCAAAAAGCTTTAGAGAGCTGGATACTTCACCAAAAAAGTGGAACGAACATACTGAAGTATTTTTTGAACAAGAGCTTGACCGCCTGTTAGTGAATGCGACTTTACTGTATGAAACCGTAAACAGAATTGGGTTAGAGAGAGAGAAATCAAATAACAGGCAATAG